AGGCCCGGGCCGCGCTTCCACTGAGCGACGATGCGGACATAAAGGCCAAGGCAAGGTGGGTCGCAGGGCTCTCGCTCTTCGAGCCCTCGGCGGAGGGCTTCGGCGCATGGCGCCACTCGATCCAGGGCGGCACGGAGATGCTCGCCTCAATCCTTTCCAGGTACGCATTCGAGACAGACGGAATCAAAACCGAGACAGCGAGAAAACGCGAGATCATGAGCGCCGCGCGCAACGCGGCGATAGAGGCCCGCGATCACGTGATCAGGCCCTCGCACGTGAAGGGCGCGCTCGCGATGATAACGGGAGTCAGCCCGACGGACACAGACTGGAATGAACTCGAAGATAGCGGCGGCCTGTCCATCGGCGTGCGCAGTGCGCTGGATGTGTGGAGAAAGACCGAGATCGCCGTTGCAGCCTCGCCCGCTTCCAAGGGCGAGGGGTTGGTGACCTCGCGTTCAGAGGTCGAGAGGCTCTTTGCAGCGACAAAGGACGTGCGCGCCTTCATGGAGGGGATGGGCGAAGAGGGGCTGGCTTCGGCGCGGCTTGCTCTTTCCGGCTCCGCAGACAGCGCTATTTCCGATGCCGACGTGACGCACCTTCTCTGGGAGGTGCTGAAAGTCTCCGGCGTATCGGCCGATGATGCGATGATCGTCGATGCCGAGAGGCTCCCTGCCGCGTTTGCCAATGCCCGCGAGCAGTCCTCCGAGATTTTCGAGCGCTACTCCGGCGCATGGATGCGAAGATTCAGACCAAAGAGCGGCAACCGCTGATCGCCCGGAGCTTCACTCAAACCACTCGGCCCCGACACACCCTCCATATCGACGGAAAAACAAACTTTACACAGCAATTTTGCGCTGTTAGCTTGGTCCGACCTGAAAGGGGGCGAGATGGCGACCGTGGTGAAAAAAGCGGTGATACCTGCCGGCGGGCTGGGCACGCGTTTCCTGCCTGTCACGAAGTCCGTGCCGAAGGAGCTCCTGCCCATCGGCACCAAGCCCACCCTGCTCATGGTGCTCGAAGAGGCGGTGGCCTCCGGCATCGAGCAGGTGGTGATGATCATCTCCCCGCAGAAAACCCACCTCATGGACTTCTTCGACCCGGACACCTCGTACGTGCGGGAGCTCGCCGCGCGCGGCAAGACGCCGCTGCTCGAGATGCTGACCGAGCTCTTGAAAAACGTGGAGATCGTTCCGATCCAGCAGCTCAAGCCCAGGGGCCTTGGGGATGCGGTGCTCTGCGCCAGCGACGTGGTTCAGGACGAGCCGTTCGTGGTGATATTGCCGGACGTGCTCATCGAAAGCAAAAAACCCTGCTGCCGCCAGCTCATCGAAGCGTTCGAGAAGACCGGCTGTTCGATCTCCGCGACCGAGCACACGCCCCGCGATCAGATCCACCTCTACGGCATATACGACATCTCCCGCTCCGAGGGCCGCATCCACTGGGCAAAGGGGGTGGTGGAGAAGCCCTCTGCGGAGGAGGCGCCCTCCGACCTGTCGGTGGTGGGCCGCTACGTCTTCTCGCCCGAGGTCTTCGAGCTCCTCAAGAAGACCAAGCCCGGCCGCAACGGCGAGATACAGCTCGCTGACGCGATGAACGACCTGGCGCGCATCGGAAAGATGGCGGCATACGAATACGAGGGCAGGCAATTCGACACGGGCGATCCGCTCGGCTTTCTCAAGGCCAACATATACTACAGCTGGAGCAGCGCTCCGGAGGAGCTCACGGCATTCATGGCGGAGATGATCCGCAAATAAAAAAGGGGAGCAGGCAAGATGCACGTATTCACGAGCGACATCCCGAAACACGTGGGCCACGAGGTGACGATCAGGGGCTGGATATACAACCTCCGCTCCTCGGGCAAAATAACGTTCCTGCAGCTGCGCGACGGCATGGGCTTCATCCAG
This bacterium DNA region includes the following protein-coding sequences:
- a CDS encoding UTP--glucose-1-phosphate uridylyltransferase translates to MATVVKKAVIPAGGLGTRFLPVTKSVPKELLPIGTKPTLLMVLEEAVASGIEQVVMIISPQKTHLMDFFDPDTSYVRELAARGKTPLLEMLTELLKNVEIVPIQQLKPRGLGDAVLCASDVVQDEPFVVILPDVLIESKKPCCRQLIEAFEKTGCSISATEHTPRDQIHLYGIYDISRSEGRIHWAKGVVEKPSAEEAPSDLSVVGRYVFSPEVFELLKKTKPGRNGEIQLADAMNDLARIGKMAAYEYEGRQFDTGDPLGFLKANIYYSWSSAPEELTAFMAEMIRK